Proteins from a genomic interval of Cryptococcus neoformans var. grubii H99 chromosome 8, complete sequence:
- a CDS encoding universal stress protein, translating to MSLPPAILQNSNSTVGTSARVALSDGPAAVNDSTVTLPSSHDPTSPSASTPNLIPSSTSRVSVQLPEHPPSHQRSHSGSAGYTNTTNLPSAMSHHGQFPRTRTNSSGQQDGKYRRKVGFEAFEAGPGALFAFTCQSKSGGYKRSRNTRVFAVAVSPDESGETALEWLMSELVEDGDEVVAIRVIEIDEGERHSEKAQEEFREEAKALLKTVLEKNDEVDDLRRISVIVEFVAGKSTNTLLKMIALYRPDSLVVGTRAQRSRLQSWGKALGAPGMGSVSRFCVSHSPVPVIVVRPERKVKKHLEKRQNDPKRGQYAAIVGPDGLTLSRSRSRERSTGGSAMSAGGMSE from the exons ATGTCACTCCCTCCCGCAATCCTTCAGAACAGCAACTCCACTGTGGGCACTTCTGCCCGCGTCGCCCTCTCCGACGGCCCAGCCGCAGTTAACGACAGCACAGTcacccttccatcctctcacGACCCAACCTCGCCGTCGGCTTCCACCCCGAACCTCATTCCCAGCTCCACTTCCCGAGTCTCGGTGCAGCTCCCAGAACATCCCCCGTCCCACCAACGATCCCATTCTGGCTCTGCTGGCTATACAAACACCACAAATCTCCCAAGTGCAATGTCACACCATGGCCAGTTCCCTAGGACAAGGACGAACTCGAGTGGGCAACAGGACGGGAAGTATAGGAGAAAAGTTGGATTTGAAGCATTTGAAGCGGGACCTGGAGCCTTATTTGCTTTCACGTGCCAA TCCAAGAGTGGTGGCTATAAACGATCCCGCAACACTCGAGTGTTTGCTGTGGCTGTGTCTCCGGATGAATCGGGCGAAACGGCTTTGGAATGGCTTATGAGTGAATTagtggaagatggtgacGAAGTGGTAGCTATCAGGGTTATTGAAATTGATGAAGGGG AGAGACATTCCGAAAAGGCACAAGAAGAGTTCagggaagaagcaaagGCTTTGCTTAAGACTGTCTTGGAAAAAAACGACGAAGTTGATGATCTCCGAAGG ATTTCTGTCATTGTCGAGTTCGTTGCCGGTAAATCAACGAACACGTTGCTCAAAATGATCGCTCTTTACAGGCCCGACT CTTTGGTTGTTGGTACTAGGGCTCAACGCTCAAGATTACAATCCTGGGGTAAAGCTCTTGGCG CCCCTGGTATGGGCTCCGTCTCGCGATTCTGTGTCTCACACTCCCCCGTTCCCGTCATCGTCGTGCGTCCCGAACGGAAAGTTAAGAAGCATCTCGAAAAGCGGCAAAATGATCCTAAGCGAGGGCAGTACGCTGCCATCGTCGGCCCCGACGGCTTGACACTGAGTAGAAGTAGGAGTAGGGAGAGGAGTACCGGAGGAAGTGCTATGAGTGCTGGAGGAATGAGCGAGTGA
- a CDS encoding specific transcriptional repressor — translation MSARQQVPFRELSQKAKMPTSPPLKDIPIDRLSKRPFKSEGGMSKNADNHRSSLLSPTASSSQSPVLRLSYESPEVEDNGKKPSGSPPAARLPLLFRSPPTLPPLITRNPSRDPSPSSRTGPAPHQTVSHFEDRASPRKSKEHGHGCPPGGDYFPPGYRYPLGYPYAYSSSARQYHSSLPPIYTHPAEYYPVHVSTDRYYHAPRHLHYDLDDHYSPPRPFPAHVYSRGKDVYHRTSQPSRPRPHIHPYELPLSSEDDMRFYSADGKRYGSQLSHGLGSRSAGGSSDGRMGKGTSSTSPASATSTNAVAVISFKSPRKRTNDVQLAMLSEVFRRTQYPSTEERDELAKQLGMTSRSVQIWFQNRRRAVKVDQQSAIQCAEAEARAAEAALRGLPAPPPLTDGVPGGSGSRKNSDAELEGSTEVDAVVKKERKSPDAGMEG, via the exons ATGTCTGCTCGACAGCAAGTCCCTTTTCGGGAGCTCTCTCAGAAAGCAAAAATGCCGACTTCCCCCCCTCTTAAGGATATTCCGATCGATCGGCTGTCCAAGAGGCCTTTTAAAAGTGAGGGAGGTATGAGTAAGAATGCAGACAACCATAGGTCGTCTCTTCTGTCGCCCACAGCAAGTTCCAGTCAAAGTCCCGTTCTAAGGCTAAGTTACGAGTCTCCAGAAG TAGAGGACAATGGAAAGAAACCTTCTGGATCACCTCCAGCAGCACGTCTCCCGCTTCTCTTCCGTTCCCCACCTACACTCCCACCCCTTATCACGCGTAATCCTTCCAGGGACCCTTCGCCTTCTAGCCGAACAGGCCCTGCCCCTCATCAAACTGTTTCTCACTTTGAAGATCGGGCCTCCCCACGGAAATCAAAGGAACATGGACACGGCTGTCCTCCGGGGGGCGATTACTTTCCTCCAGGTTATAGGTACCCCCTTGGATATCCCTATGCTTATTCCTCCTCGGCAAGGCAGTACCACTCGTCTTTGCCTCCCATTTACACTCACCCAGCAGAGTACTATCCCGTTCACGTGTCAACAGATAGGTATTACCATGCACCTCGTCACCTACACTATGATCTAGACGACCATTATTCGCCTCCACGCCCTTTCCCAGCACATGTCTACTCCAGGGGAAAAGACGTTTATCACCGGACTTCTCAGCCATCGAGACCGAGACCACACATCCACCCTTATGAGCTTCCACTGAGTAGCGAAGATGACATGAGGTTTTACTCTGCCGATGGAAAGCGCTATGGATCACAGCTTTCTCATGGACTGGGATCGCGTTCAGCAGGGGGTTCAAGTGATGGGAGGATGGGTAAGGGTACGTCGTCGACGAGTCCGGCAAGTGCGACCAGTACCAATGCAGTGGCCGTGATAAGTTTCAAGTCGCCACGTAAGCGAA CGAATGATGTACAGTTGGCAATGTTGAGTGAAGTTTTCCGACGGACACAATATCCATCCACAGAAGAAAGGGATGAATTGGCCAAACAGCTGGGAATGACTTCACGAAGTGTCCAGATTTGG TTCCAAAATCGTCGTCGAGCGGTAAAAGTAGACCAGCAATCGGCCATTCAATGCGCCGAAGCAGAAGCACGTGCCGCCGAAGCCGCGCTGCGAGGGTTGCCGGCCCCGCCGCCTTTGACTGACGGCGTGCCAGGAGGGTCGGGGTCTAGGAAAAATAGTGACGCTGAGTTGGAGGGTAGCACGGAAGTTGACGCTGTCgtgaagaaagaaaggaaatcGCCGGATGCGGGTATGGAGGGTTGA